One window of the Posidoniimonas polymericola genome contains the following:
- a CDS encoding sensor histidine kinase — MPSSAPANPSDLEQQLADLKAELLETQKMAAIGELASTTTHEFNNLLTTILNYAKMGLRHTDDATRTRALEKILSAGTRAEKITNSVLGMARNRGANAAPTNLADLAGETLVLLERELAKYRVQVETDIQTDRRAMVVGAQIQQVLINLLTNARQAMTQGGRILVRVAEDPQSGTVDLTVRDNGPGIAPEHLPKIFEHRFSTKSGPDASGKGGAGVGLSACKEIIENHGGRIRVESTVGRGAAFILKLPAVAEQAAAPTAVKRLGVPA, encoded by the coding sequence ATGCCAAGCAGTGCGCCAGCGAATCCGTCCGACCTCGAGCAGCAGCTCGCCGATCTCAAGGCCGAGCTCCTCGAGACCCAGAAGATGGCGGCCATCGGCGAGCTCGCTAGCACCACCACGCACGAGTTCAACAACCTGCTCACCACCATCCTCAACTACGCCAAGATGGGGCTGCGTCACACCGACGACGCCACCCGCACCCGGGCGCTCGAGAAGATCCTCAGCGCGGGGACCCGCGCCGAGAAGATCACCAACAGCGTGCTCGGCATGGCGCGCAACCGCGGCGCCAACGCCGCGCCGACCAACCTGGCCGACCTGGCCGGCGAGACCCTCGTGCTGCTCGAGCGCGAGCTCGCCAAGTACCGCGTGCAGGTCGAGACCGACATCCAGACCGACCGCCGCGCGATGGTCGTCGGGGCCCAGATCCAGCAGGTGCTGATCAACCTGCTGACCAACGCCCGGCAGGCGATGACGCAGGGCGGCCGGATACTGGTCCGCGTGGCCGAAGACCCGCAGAGCGGGACGGTCGACCTGACGGTCCGCGACAACGGGCCGGGCATCGCGCCGGAGCACCTGCCGAAGATCTTCGAGCACCGCTTCAGCACCAAGAGCGGCCCCGACGCCAGCGGCAAGGGCGGGGCGGGGGTCGGGTTGTCGGCCTGCAAGGAGATCATCGAGAACCACGGCGGCCGGATCCGGGTGGAGAGCACCGTGGGCCGCGGCGCCGCGTTCATCTTGAAGCTGCCGGCGGTCGCCGAGCAGGCGGCCGCGCCGACCGCGGTCAAGCGGCTCGGCGTGCCGGCTTAG
- a CDS encoding DEAD/DEAH box helicase, with the protein MPEASPAPQGDGENSKKASFDDIDLSPAMRESLRQAGYEHPSPVQSGVIPVALTGRDVLGQARTGTGKTASFAIPILERFEEGKSKSPFAIVLAPTRELAVQVRDEFDKLAYGRKIKSVPLYGGKPIKAQITKLERGADVVVGTPGRVLDLLGRGALRLDEVKIVVLDEADRMLDIGFRPDIEKILRRCPTARQTLLLSATVDPAIERLSKRYMIEPVTLDFSPKTKGVDTIEQFYFTVDNTRKYDLLQKLLEREQPTQAIVFCRTKRMVDKLHLKLSRKNPNVACMHGDMAQNVRDRVMKQFRAEEVKLLIATDVVGRGIDVSSISHIFNYDIPESADDYVHRVGRTGRMGRDGVAYTFVNSEQGGELTRIEQLINKLLIRGEMEGFEAVQSVVPKAQQPAVQFFGMAPPTGSTPKPEPAPQPAAEQAPAEDAPPQDPPPKAPPKKKKKHRRAL; encoded by the coding sequence ATGCCTGAAGCATCCCCCGCCCCCCAGGGCGACGGAGAAAACTCCAAAAAAGCCTCCTTCGACGACATCGACCTCTCTCCCGCCATGCGGGAGTCCCTCCGCCAGGCCGGCTACGAGCACCCCAGCCCGGTGCAGTCGGGCGTGATCCCGGTCGCCCTCACCGGCCGCGACGTGCTCGGCCAGGCCCGCACCGGCACCGGCAAGACCGCCTCGTTCGCGATCCCGATCCTCGAGCGGTTCGAAGAGGGCAAGTCGAAGAGCCCGTTCGCCATCGTGCTGGCGCCGACCCGCGAGCTGGCCGTGCAGGTGCGCGACGAGTTCGACAAGCTGGCCTACGGCCGCAAGATCAAGAGCGTGCCGCTGTACGGCGGCAAGCCGATCAAGGCGCAGATCACCAAGCTGGAACGCGGCGCCGACGTCGTGGTCGGCACGCCGGGCCGGGTGCTCGACCTGCTGGGCCGCGGCGCCCTGCGGCTCGACGAGGTCAAGATCGTCGTGCTCGACGAGGCCGACCGCATGCTCGACATCGGCTTCCGCCCCGACATCGAGAAGATCCTCCGCCGCTGCCCTACCGCGCGGCAGACCCTGCTGCTCAGCGCCACGGTCGACCCGGCCATCGAGCGGCTCTCCAAACGGTACATGATCGAGCCGGTCACGCTCGACTTCTCGCCCAAGACCAAGGGCGTCGACACGATCGAGCAGTTCTACTTCACGGTCGACAACACCCGGAAGTACGACCTGCTGCAGAAGCTGCTGGAGCGTGAGCAGCCGACCCAGGCGATCGTCTTCTGCCGCACCAAGCGGATGGTCGACAAGCTGCACCTGAAGCTGTCGCGGAAGAACCCCAACGTGGCGTGCATGCACGGCGACATGGCCCAGAACGTCCGCGACCGGGTGATGAAGCAGTTCCGCGCCGAGGAGGTGAAGCTGCTGATCGCCACGGACGTCGTGGGCCGCGGGATCGACGTCTCGAGCATCTCGCACATCTTCAACTACGACATCCCCGAGTCGGCCGACGACTACGTGCACCGCGTCGGCCGCACCGGCCGGATGGGCCGCGACGGCGTCGCGTATACGTTCGTGAACAGCGAGCAGGGTGGCGAGCTGACCCGCATCGAGCAGCTGATCAACAAGCTGCTGATCCGCGGCGAGATGGAGGGTTTCGAGGCCGTGCAGTCGGTCGTGCCGAAGGCCCAGCAGCCGGCCGTGCAGTTCTTCGGCATGGCGCCCCCCACCGGCTCGACCCCCAAGCCGGAGCCCGCGCCGCAGCCCGCCGCGGAGCAGGCGCCCGCTGAAGACGCCCCGCCCCAGGACCCGCCGCCCAAGGCGCCGCCGAAGAAAAAGAAGAAGCACCGCCGGGCGCTGTAG